A section of the Microbacterium sp. MM2322 genome encodes:
- a CDS encoding ABC transporter ATP-binding protein: protein MSAPLLEVDDLTVEYVTDTRVVTAVDRVSFTIGEGEVFGLAGESGCGKSTIANAVLRLLRDPAVIAGGSIRFRGTDVLALTAQELRAFRWRQVAMVFQSAMNSLNPVMTIGDQIADIYTTHDGVSKKEALRRAAGLLDLVGIPRDRLRSYPHQLSGGMRQRVVIAMATALRPPLLIMDEPTTALDVVVQQEIMAQIKDLQRELGFAVLFITHDMSLMVELSDRMAVMYAGRFVETAPAVTVFDEPRHPYTRALMNAFPPMTGPRTRLTGLGEGIRFAHIPDLVPVAADHWVAPSGPTDSSTEVAR from the coding sequence ATGAGCGCTCCTCTGCTCGAGGTCGATGACCTCACCGTCGAGTACGTGACCGACACGCGGGTCGTCACCGCCGTGGACCGAGTGAGCTTCACCATCGGTGAAGGCGAGGTGTTCGGACTTGCGGGTGAGTCGGGATGCGGAAAGTCGACCATCGCGAACGCGGTGCTGCGTCTGCTTCGCGACCCCGCCGTGATCGCCGGCGGATCGATCCGCTTCCGCGGCACCGACGTGCTCGCGCTCACTGCGCAGGAGCTTCGCGCCTTCCGGTGGCGTCAGGTCGCGATGGTCTTCCAAAGCGCGATGAACTCGCTGAACCCCGTGATGACGATCGGCGATCAGATCGCCGACATCTACACGACGCACGATGGGGTCTCGAAGAAAGAGGCGCTGCGCCGCGCGGCAGGCCTCCTCGACCTGGTCGGGATCCCGCGCGACCGCCTGCGCTCCTATCCGCACCAGCTCTCGGGCGGGATGCGGCAGCGCGTCGTCATCGCGATGGCGACGGCACTCCGACCGCCGCTCCTCATCATGGACGAGCCGACGACGGCTCTCGACGTCGTCGTGCAGCAGGAGATCATGGCGCAGATCAAAGACCTGCAGCGCGAACTCGGGTTCGCGGTGCTGTTCATCACGCACGACATGTCGCTGATGGTCGAGCTCTCCGACCGGATGGCCGTGATGTATGCGGGCCGCTTCGTGGAGACCGCACCGGCCGTCACCGTGTTCGACGAGCCCCGGCATCCGTACACTCGCGCCCTCATGAACGCCTTCCCGCCGATGACCGGTCCGCGCACGCGGCTGACCGGCCTCGGCGAGGGCATCCGATTCGCCCACATCCCCGACTTGGTCCCCGTCGCCGCAGACCACTGGGTCGCGCCGTCGGGGCCCACCGACTCCTCGACGGAGGTCGCTCGATGA
- a CDS encoding glycoside hydrolase family 32 protein, producing MTDIVTPLQAMPSEMLERAAADRHRPAFHFTSPAGWLNDPNGLTQRDGVFHLFYQFNPFAAVHDRIHWGHAISEDLVNWRDLPIALAPSEGPDVDGCWSGVLVYDGDVPTIVYSGRRGDQELPCLATGSSDLVTWTKDTGNPAIAAPPPDLDIVAFRDHCVWREGDTWRQIIGAGIRGQGGTALMYESPDLRQWNYLGPLLVGDSEDRPRDAPDWTGTMWECVDLFHLDADDVDRDVLVFSAWDEGVTHHPLYWTGHYEGVHFEPEALHRLDLGGRYFYAPQSMQDAGGRRVLFGWMQEGRPDAAAVAAGWSGVMSLPRVATLRADGSLHQAPAPEVSSLRQELLHDGPAEGASVRGDQLDLELDIDLPEGGSVELAVLASPQGDERSVYRVSRSDGEATILLDRSRSSLDSDVDTAELSGTFPMSGDRVAVRVLVDHSALEAFVNGVPLAARAYPTLRDAVGVEIQASGARVHLRAWEMSAAATPR from the coding sequence ATGACCGACATCGTCACACCCCTGCAGGCCATGCCGTCCGAGATGCTCGAGCGAGCCGCGGCCGACCGTCACCGTCCGGCGTTCCATTTCACGTCGCCTGCCGGCTGGCTCAACGACCCCAACGGCCTCACGCAGCGCGACGGGGTGTTCCACCTCTTCTACCAGTTCAACCCGTTCGCTGCGGTCCACGACCGCATCCACTGGGGTCACGCCATCAGCGAAGACCTCGTCAATTGGCGCGACCTGCCCATCGCGCTCGCGCCGAGCGAGGGGCCCGACGTCGACGGGTGCTGGTCCGGCGTGCTCGTGTACGACGGCGACGTGCCGACGATCGTCTATTCCGGCAGGCGCGGTGATCAGGAACTGCCCTGTCTCGCCACCGGGTCGAGCGACCTGGTCACCTGGACGAAGGACACCGGCAACCCCGCCATCGCGGCGCCGCCTCCCGACCTCGACATCGTCGCCTTCCGTGACCACTGCGTGTGGCGCGAGGGCGACACCTGGCGGCAGATCATCGGTGCGGGCATCCGCGGTCAGGGCGGTACGGCCCTGATGTACGAGTCCCCGGACCTTCGGCAGTGGAACTATCTCGGTCCGCTGCTCGTCGGAGACTCCGAGGACCGTCCACGTGACGCCCCGGATTGGACCGGCACGATGTGGGAATGCGTGGACCTGTTCCACCTCGACGCCGACGATGTCGACCGCGACGTGCTCGTCTTCTCCGCCTGGGATGAGGGCGTGACGCATCATCCGCTCTACTGGACCGGGCACTACGAAGGCGTGCACTTCGAGCCGGAGGCGCTCCACCGCCTCGACCTCGGTGGGCGCTACTTCTACGCTCCGCAATCCATGCAGGATGCCGGCGGTCGCCGGGTCCTGTTCGGCTGGATGCAGGAGGGGCGGCCCGACGCGGCGGCTGTCGCCGCGGGGTGGTCGGGCGTGATGTCGCTTCCGCGCGTCGCGACGCTGCGAGCAGACGGGTCGCTGCACCAGGCGCCCGCGCCGGAAGTGTCGAGCCTCCGGCAGGAGCTGCTGCACGACGGGCCGGCCGAAGGTGCCTCCGTGCGGGGCGACCAGCTCGACCTCGAGCTCGACATCGACCTTCCCGAGGGCGGCTCGGTCGAGCTCGCCGTGCTGGCGTCGCCTCAGGGCGACGAGCGAAGCGTCTATCGCGTGTCCCGCTCGGACGGCGAAGCGACGATCCTCCTCGACCGGTCGCGATCCAGTCTCGATTCCGACGTCGACACCGCGGAGCTCTCCGGGACCTTCCCGATGAGCGGCGACCGGGTGGCTGTGCGGGTGCTCGTCGACCACTCTGCACTCGAGGCGTTCGTGAACGGCGTCCCGCTGGCGGCGCGGGCCTACCCGACGCTGCGTGATGCGGTCGGCGTCGAGATTCAGGCGTCGGGAGCACGCGTCCACCTGCGTGCCTGGGAAATGAGTGCGGCAGCGACGCCGCGCTGA
- a CDS encoding ABC transporter permease, protein MSLAQEPNAMAEIDLGGEPDSTSRRRPAREGLIQGLLSNKKAIAGLVILAVFAAIALLAPVLSPGDPTLIQGLGAQPPSGDHLLGTTAKGQDVLALNLWGARSSLFVGFIVGILATLVGLLVGLASAYLGRVVDNVLSLVTNVFLLLPGLPLLVILAAFLPQGIGTVILVLVITGWAGSARVLRSQALSIRGKDFVAAAQVTGEGSFRIMFREILPNMASIVMSTLLACIIFGIGAQAGLEFLGLGDISTVSWGTNLYWASNDGALLTGAWWVFVPPGVSIALVAFALALVNYGVDETTNPRLRRPRRRVAAAQPTPVLSKEVSR, encoded by the coding sequence ATGTCTCTCGCACAAGAACCCAACGCGATGGCCGAGATCGACCTCGGCGGTGAACCCGACTCCACCTCGCGACGCCGACCCGCCCGTGAGGGCCTGATCCAGGGCCTGCTCTCGAACAAGAAGGCGATCGCGGGCCTCGTCATCCTGGCGGTGTTCGCCGCGATCGCGTTGCTCGCGCCGGTGCTGTCGCCGGGCGACCCGACCTTGATCCAAGGGCTCGGCGCTCAGCCGCCGTCGGGGGATCACCTGCTGGGCACCACCGCCAAGGGACAGGACGTCTTGGCGCTGAACCTGTGGGGCGCGCGCTCCTCGCTCTTCGTCGGGTTCATCGTCGGCATCCTCGCCACCCTTGTCGGCCTGCTCGTGGGGCTCGCATCGGCCTACCTCGGCCGGGTGGTCGACAACGTCCTGTCGCTCGTGACGAACGTGTTCCTCCTCCTGCCCGGGCTGCCCCTGCTCGTCATCCTCGCCGCCTTCCTCCCGCAGGGCATCGGCACCGTGATCCTCGTCCTGGTGATCACGGGGTGGGCGGGATCGGCGCGCGTGCTGCGCTCGCAGGCGTTGTCCATCCGCGGCAAGGACTTCGTCGCGGCCGCACAGGTCACCGGTGAGGGATCGTTCCGCATCATGTTCCGCGAGATCCTCCCGAACATGGCGTCGATCGTCATGAGCACGCTCCTGGCATGCATCATCTTCGGCATCGGTGCGCAGGCCGGGCTCGAGTTCCTCGGCCTGGGCGACATCAGCACGGTCAGCTGGGGCACGAACCTCTACTGGGCCAGCAACGACGGGGCGCTGCTGACCGGCGCATGGTGGGTCTTCGTCCCTCCGGGCGTGTCGATCGCATTGGTCGCCTTCGCGCTCGCCCTCGTCAACTACGGCGTCGACGAGACGACCAACCCTCGCCTGCGTCGCCCCCGTCGTCGGGTCGCCGCAGCCCAGCCCACCCCCGTTCTGTCGAAGGAGGTCTCGCGATGA
- a CDS encoding ABC transporter ATP-binding protein encodes MSPSDTPVLSIRGLEKTFSIGSAFSRGRVRALGGVDLDIAHGEVVALVGESGSGKSTLARCLARLEQPSGGTFSFEGRDVLTSERRGASRAYRSAVQMIFQDPFGSLNPVHRVGHFLERPLRLHDAAAGRSEIDAAKRRLMAKVDLPAELLDRYPHELSGGQRQRIAIARALAVNPRLILADEPTSMLDVSVRIGVLNLMRTLCEQQGISMLYITHDLASARYIADRIVVMFAGEFVEGGDAMALLADPMHPYTQLLISAVPDPRRRGSFDAAERARLRREVLHPTTCRWEGTGDQPCSADTPVFHRVSDTPEHWVRCQLYAPPSDAPGTAIDSPAMDEESTVL; translated from the coding sequence ATGAGCCCGTCCGACACACCAGTCCTGTCCATCCGCGGTCTGGAGAAGACCTTCTCGATCGGCAGCGCATTCTCGCGTGGCCGCGTGCGGGCGCTGGGAGGCGTCGACCTCGACATCGCGCACGGTGAGGTGGTGGCGCTGGTGGGGGAGTCGGGCAGCGGTAAGTCCACGCTCGCCCGCTGCCTCGCCCGCCTGGAGCAGCCTTCGGGAGGCACCTTCTCGTTCGAGGGGCGCGACGTCCTGACGTCTGAGCGCCGGGGCGCGAGCCGCGCATACCGGTCGGCCGTGCAGATGATCTTCCAAGACCCGTTCGGGTCGCTCAACCCGGTCCACCGTGTGGGGCACTTCCTCGAGCGGCCGCTCCGCCTCCACGACGCGGCTGCGGGGCGTTCGGAGATCGATGCGGCAAAGCGCCGCTTGATGGCGAAAGTGGATCTGCCGGCAGAACTGCTCGACCGCTACCCGCATGAGTTGTCGGGCGGGCAACGCCAGCGCATCGCCATCGCGAGGGCGCTCGCCGTCAATCCGCGACTCATCCTGGCCGACGAACCGACGTCGATGCTCGACGTGTCGGTGCGTATCGGCGTGCTGAACCTGATGCGCACGCTCTGCGAGCAGCAGGGAATCTCGATGCTCTACATCACGCATGATCTCGCGTCGGCGCGCTACATTGCCGACCGCATCGTGGTCATGTTCGCCGGCGAGTTCGTCGAGGGTGGAGATGCGATGGCGCTGTTGGCCGATCCGATGCATCCCTACACGCAGCTGCTCATCTCCGCGGTGCCGGACCCGCGGCGCCGCGGATCGTTCGATGCCGCCGAGCGCGCGCGGTTGCGACGAGAGGTGCTGCACCCGACGACCTGCCGGTGGGAAGGAACGGGCGACCAGCCCTGCTCGGCCGACACCCCCGTCTTCCACCGCGTGAGCGATACGCCCGAGCACTGGGTCCGTTGCCAGCTCTATGCGCCGCCCTCCGATGCGCCCGGCACCGCGATCGACAGCCCCGCGATGGATGAGGAGTCCACCGTCCTATGA